From Labrus bergylta chromosome 22, fLabBer1.1, whole genome shotgun sequence, one genomic window encodes:
- the tm4sf21b gene encoding transmembrane 4 L6 family member 5 gives MCTGACAKFIAVPLYVLALVSVICNIMLFFPGFETKYALPDKDGKDMLTEEVKYMGGLIGGGIMVLIPAIHIHLTSAKGCCANRCGMFLSIGFAAAGVVGAIYSLSVAGLGMANGPMCLYLNNDLIPTWGTPFANSSGSYLSDTEKWEICKEPKDVVEFNVGLFSTLLVAACLELILCLIQMVNGLFGCICGTCAGKE, from the exons ATGTGTACGGGAGCGTGCGCCAAGTTCATCGCCGTGCCCCTCTACGTGCTGGCCCTGGTGTCGGTGATCTGTAACATTATGCTCTTCTTCCCCGGCTTCGAGACGAAGTACGCCTTGCCTGACAAGGACGGGAAGGACATGCTGACGGAGGAGGTCAAATACATGGGAGGCCTGATCGGAGGAGGCATCATG gtCCTCATTCCTGCCATCCACATCCATCTGACCAGTGCTAAGGGCTGCTGTGCTAACCGCTGCGGG ATGTTCCTGTCCATCGGTTTCGCAGCAGCCGGTGTCGTCGGCGCCATCTACAGCCTGAGTGTTGCAGGTCTGGGTATGGCTAACGGCCCGATGTGTCTGTATCTCAACAACGACCTGATCCCCACATGGGGGACACCTTTCGCCAACAG CTCCGGGAGCTACCTGAGCGATACGGAAAAGTGGGAGATCTGCAAGGAGCCCAAGGACGTGGTGGAGTTTAACGTCGGGCTCTTCTCCACCCTGCTGGTGGCCGCCTGCCTCGAGCTCATCCTCTGCCTCATCCAGATGGTCAACGGGCTCTTCGGATGCATCTGCGGCACCTGCGCCGGCAAAGAG TAA
- the si:dkey-3k24.8 gene encoding lysophosphatidic acid receptor 4, with amino-acid sequence MSNNTSLKESANSIDVVQVSIYSFIFIIGILLNLVALVVFCGNGRSRSQTVVYMTNLAIADLLLILTLPVRIYYHLGHRDLPQLLCSILGLVLKANMYSSIFLLMCICIDRCLAVTLPMSPCVQEGRKKAPLVCIGIWMLTFGASVPIYLSKEIHHNQTQCFDSIPVFAINHIVVLPTLFLGFGIPLVVMLICSWFLARAVRRSTVAQTNLVDSSKISKMVITSLLVFLISFLPYHTMLLLLSQNWNHNGMLHAYRYSLMVACLNAVLDPVAYYFTADTFRRKVDMGVVWKMLPLNSQSSDLNRRSRVPGDG; translated from the coding sequence ATGTCCAACAACACCTCCCTCAAGGAGAGCGCCAACAGCATCGACGTCGTCCAGGTGAGCATCTActccttcatcttcatcattggCATCCTTTTGAACCTCGTCGCGTTGGTGGTTTTCTGCGGGAACGGCAGATCCAGATCTCAAACCGTCGTCTACATGACCAACCTGGCCATCGCTGACCTGCTGTTGATCCTCACACTGCCCGTGAGGATCTACTACCACCTGGGGCATCGTGACCTTCCTCAGCTGTTGTGCAGCATCCTGGGTTTGGTCCTGAAGGCCAACATGTACAGCAGCATCTTCCTCCTCATGTGCATCTGCATCGACCGCTGCTTGGCCGTCACCCTCCCCATGTCACCGTGCGTCcaggaggggaggaagaaagCGCCCCTGGTCTGCATCGGGATTTGGATGCTAACATTTGGTGCCAGTGTTCCAATCTATCTCTCCAAAGAAATCCATCACAATCAAACTCAGTGTTTCGACAGTATTCCGGTCTTCGCCATCAACCATATCGTGGTCCTGCCCACGCTGTTCCTAGGGTTCGGGATCCCGTTGGTGGTCATGCTGATCTGCTCCTGGTTTCTGGCCCGAGCTGTCCGACGGAGCACCGTGGCCCAGACCAACCTGGTGGACAGCTCGAAGATCTCAAAGATGGTCATCACCAGCCTCCTGGTCTTCCTCATCAGCTTCCTCCCGTACCACACCATGCTGCTTCTCCTGTCCCAGAACTGGAACCACAACGGGATGCTGCACGCTTACCGCTACAGCCTGATGGTGGCGTGCCTTAACGCCGTGCTGGATCCTGTGGCTTACTATTTCACAGCAGACACCTTCAGGAGAAAGGTGGACATGGGGGTCGTGTGGAAGATGTTACCTTTGAACAGTCAGAGCTCGGATTTGAACCGGAGGAGCAGGGTGCCTGGAGACGGCTAA
- the gal3st4 gene encoding galactose-3-O-sulfotransferase 4 isoform X1, translated as MLFRRRARMLRLLVCGRLGPVWMWKALLLFVAIGFAGQLLGVIFNKSSVQPAARSIFSSPDAQGPSLGSCQPHMHMMFLKTHKTASSTVLNMLYRFGEERDLRFALPLGYQLGYPLPFNAHRVKGYRGPRAVEFNIMGNHMRFNKPEVEKVMPADTFYFSIVRDPVALAESSFAYYKEVAPAFRKAKGLGDFADDPRKYYDPRLRNNHYARNLLWFDFGMDHNANFSVVLAQRGTAMIRRAFKLILVSEYFDQSMILLRHALCWPLDAVVSFSLNARQQKPSSVGGIGGSWVGKAAAAAGVGGRVGRLQAKSVPNLPLTEDQREKLRQWNALDWYLYKAFNKTFWEEIEKFGHAQMEQEVALLRTRRDDLARVCLRDGGKPVEAQRIRDRNIRPFQSGLVKILGYELHPGLDNATRTACLRMIRPEIQYKDVLDFKQFPRVAAAPAPAQAGQQGGVAAGGSFLRADSSRTAERAMGGGEVGGRTVEEGGRDWDGSRLKKNNQTLTEGRARLR; from the exons ATGCTTTTCAGACGGAGAGCCAG gATGTTGCGATTGCTGGTGTGTGGTCGGCTGGGTCCGGTCTGGATGTGGAAAGCCCTGCTGCTCTTCGTGGCCATCGGGTTCGCCGGCCAACTGCTCGGGGTCATCTTCAACAAGAG CAGCGTCCAGCCGGCCGCCCGCTCCATCTTCTCGTCCCCTGACGCTCAGGGCCCCTCGCTGGGCTCCTGTCAGCCCCACATGCACATGATGTTCCTGAAGACCCACAAGACGGCCAGCAGCACCGTGCTCAACATGCTGTACCGCTTCGGGGAGGAGCGGGACCTCCGCTTCGCCCTGCCGCTCGGATACCAGCTGGGATACCCGCTGCCCTTCAACGCTCACAGGGTGAAGGGGTACAGAGGCCCCCGGGCCGTTGAGTTCAACATCATGGGCAACCACATGAGGTTTAACAAGCCAGAG GTGGAGAAGGTCATGCCTGCTGACACATTTTACTTTTCCATCGTCAGAGACCCTGTGGCGCTCGCTGAGTCTTCCTTCGCTTATTACAAAGAAGTTGCTCCGGCCTTCAGGAAAGCTAAAGGTTTGGGCGACTTCGCTGACGATCCCAGAAAATACTACGACCCTCGTCTCCGTAACAACCACTACGCCCGCAACCTGCTGTGGTTCGACTTCGGCATGGACCACAACGCTAACTTCTCCGTGGTGCTGGCTCAGCGAGGGACGGCCATGATCCGGCGCGCCTTCAAGCTCATTCTGGTCTCTGAGTACTTCGACCAGTCCATGATCCTGCTCAGGcacgccctctgctggccactGGACGCCGTCGTCTCCTTCAGCCTGAACGCTCGACAGCAGAAGCCCAGCAGTGTCGGGGGGATCGGGGGGAGCTGGGTGGGGAAAGCGGCGGCGGCAGCGGGCGTTGGCGGCAGAGTTGGACGTCTACAAGCAAAGTCGGTGCCCAACCTGCCGCTGACGGAGGATCAGCGTGAGAAACTGCGTCAGTGGAACGCCCTAGACTGGTACTTATACAAAGCCTTCAACAAGACCTTCTGGGAGGAGATCGAGAAGTTCGGCCACGCCCAGATGGAGCAGGAAGTGGCTCTCCTCAGGACGCGGCGGGACGACCTGGCCCGGGTTTGTCTCAGGGACGGAGGGAAGCCTGTGGAGGCACAGAGGATCCGAGACCGAAACATCCGACCGTTCCAGAGCGGATTAGTGAAGATCCTGGGCTACGAGCTGCACCCGGGGCTCGATAACGCCACCAGGACGGCGTGCCTGAGGATGATCCGCCCGGAGATCCAGTACAAAGACGTGCTGGATTTTAAACAGTTCCCCCGTGTGGCTGCGGCGCCCGCCCCGGCTCAGGCGGGGCAGCAAGGCGGGGTCGCAGCCGGCGGATCTTTTTTAAGAGCGGACTCGTCCAGGACAGCAGAGAGGGcgatgggagggggggaggtAGGGGGGAGgacagtggaggagggggggagggactGGGACgggagccgtttaaaaaaaaacaaccagactCTGACAGAAGGAAGAGCGCGGCTCAGATAG
- the gal3st4 gene encoding galactose-3-O-sulfotransferase 4 isoform X2 gives MLFRRRARMLRLLVCGRLGPVWMWKALLLFVAIGFAGQLLGVIFNKSVQPAARSIFSSPDAQGPSLGSCQPHMHMMFLKTHKTASSTVLNMLYRFGEERDLRFALPLGYQLGYPLPFNAHRVKGYRGPRAVEFNIMGNHMRFNKPEVEKVMPADTFYFSIVRDPVALAESSFAYYKEVAPAFRKAKGLGDFADDPRKYYDPRLRNNHYARNLLWFDFGMDHNANFSVVLAQRGTAMIRRAFKLILVSEYFDQSMILLRHALCWPLDAVVSFSLNARQQKPSSVGGIGGSWVGKAAAAAGVGGRVGRLQAKSVPNLPLTEDQREKLRQWNALDWYLYKAFNKTFWEEIEKFGHAQMEQEVALLRTRRDDLARVCLRDGGKPVEAQRIRDRNIRPFQSGLVKILGYELHPGLDNATRTACLRMIRPEIQYKDVLDFKQFPRVAAAPAPAQAGQQGGVAAGGSFLRADSSRTAERAMGGGEVGGRTVEEGGRDWDGSRLKKNNQTLTEGRARLR, from the exons ATGCTTTTCAGACGGAGAGCCAG gATGTTGCGATTGCTGGTGTGTGGTCGGCTGGGTCCGGTCTGGATGTGGAAAGCCCTGCTGCTCTTCGTGGCCATCGGGTTCGCCGGCCAACTGCTCGGGGTCATCTTCAACAAGAG CGTCCAGCCGGCCGCCCGCTCCATCTTCTCGTCCCCTGACGCTCAGGGCCCCTCGCTGGGCTCCTGTCAGCCCCACATGCACATGATGTTCCTGAAGACCCACAAGACGGCCAGCAGCACCGTGCTCAACATGCTGTACCGCTTCGGGGAGGAGCGGGACCTCCGCTTCGCCCTGCCGCTCGGATACCAGCTGGGATACCCGCTGCCCTTCAACGCTCACAGGGTGAAGGGGTACAGAGGCCCCCGGGCCGTTGAGTTCAACATCATGGGCAACCACATGAGGTTTAACAAGCCAGAG GTGGAGAAGGTCATGCCTGCTGACACATTTTACTTTTCCATCGTCAGAGACCCTGTGGCGCTCGCTGAGTCTTCCTTCGCTTATTACAAAGAAGTTGCTCCGGCCTTCAGGAAAGCTAAAGGTTTGGGCGACTTCGCTGACGATCCCAGAAAATACTACGACCCTCGTCTCCGTAACAACCACTACGCCCGCAACCTGCTGTGGTTCGACTTCGGCATGGACCACAACGCTAACTTCTCCGTGGTGCTGGCTCAGCGAGGGACGGCCATGATCCGGCGCGCCTTCAAGCTCATTCTGGTCTCTGAGTACTTCGACCAGTCCATGATCCTGCTCAGGcacgccctctgctggccactGGACGCCGTCGTCTCCTTCAGCCTGAACGCTCGACAGCAGAAGCCCAGCAGTGTCGGGGGGATCGGGGGGAGCTGGGTGGGGAAAGCGGCGGCGGCAGCGGGCGTTGGCGGCAGAGTTGGACGTCTACAAGCAAAGTCGGTGCCCAACCTGCCGCTGACGGAGGATCAGCGTGAGAAACTGCGTCAGTGGAACGCCCTAGACTGGTACTTATACAAAGCCTTCAACAAGACCTTCTGGGAGGAGATCGAGAAGTTCGGCCACGCCCAGATGGAGCAGGAAGTGGCTCTCCTCAGGACGCGGCGGGACGACCTGGCCCGGGTTTGTCTCAGGGACGGAGGGAAGCCTGTGGAGGCACAGAGGATCCGAGACCGAAACATCCGACCGTTCCAGAGCGGATTAGTGAAGATCCTGGGCTACGAGCTGCACCCGGGGCTCGATAACGCCACCAGGACGGCGTGCCTGAGGATGATCCGCCCGGAGATCCAGTACAAAGACGTGCTGGATTTTAAACAGTTCCCCCGTGTGGCTGCGGCGCCCGCCCCGGCTCAGGCGGGGCAGCAAGGCGGGGTCGCAGCCGGCGGATCTTTTTTAAGAGCGGACTCGTCCAGGACAGCAGAGAGGGcgatgggagggggggaggtAGGGGGGAGgacagtggaggagggggggagggactGGGACgggagccgtttaaaaaaaaacaaccagactCTGACAGAAGGAAGAGCGCGGCTCAGATAG